The Xyrauchen texanus isolate HMW12.3.18 chromosome 13, RBS_HiC_50CHRs, whole genome shotgun sequence genome contains the following window.
GCTCAGTCCCTCGATTTCTGATGGGTGTACTCGGCTTGGTCTACTTCAGCTCGTTGCCACTTGGGATCTACTTGCTGATGATCCAGCAGCTCACAATGGGAGTGATCCTGGTCAGCCTGGTGCCCTCCACGCTGGTCTTTTGTGTGTAAATTCTCAGGTTTAAACTTTTATTTGCAAACCATATTATGGTCTCAAACTGTTGGACCCCTCTTTAGATTTAATTGAAAACTAATGATAAAGGTCTTGTACTAACTGCTTAGTGCAGATTTGAAAACCATTGtccttttatttttcaaattatctTCTTTCCTGAGCAAACTACTTATGCACCgaaaacaaattatattgtaaatatacaaaataaaagaaacttTAAGCGAGGCATTATTTTTTGACCCAATAATAAAAGGTATGCAAGCTTAGTTTTCAATAAGCATTTTATTCAGGCAAGTTTAATACAACACAGAAAGAATGTACAAACACAGACCCattactcaaatttacattatgaacaagaaaaagacaaaacaataggcaGAAAAGTTGAATGTTTATGGTCAATTCTTATACGTTGTACGCAAATGGGCTTTGAAGGCtggaaagaaagtaatttgaaatgtattagATTTAGCACAGTTCAACGAGACCAAACCAGATATAAATAAGAAAATGACGTAACATGCTGCAGTCTCAAGAAATTGTTCATTTGCACAGAACCAAGTAAGACTACCAACCTTCCTGGTTATCCCATAGTTCAGCAGCTGCAGTGTTCAGTGGACTATCATTGTTGGGTTCTAAAACAAGGAATAATAACCACCATTCCAGACAAAGAAACAAAATATACACCGTGAGATCACTGTTGTGCAAATGTAGTACACCTTTGAGAAGTCAAAAACACATCTTACCTCCTAATAAACTCTGAATAGACAGTAGTATTGAGCGGACATCATACAGAGCAGACCATTTGTCCTTCAAAATGTCTAAGCAGATAAAACCGTTCTCATCAACATTTGGGTGGAAACAAGGAGTGATGAATTTGACTCGGGGGGCGTTGTAGGGGTACCCACTGGGAAACTCCAAAGAAAGTTTGTACCTCAAACCTTCAtacacctaaaaaaataaaaaggtgcaGAAAAAGTACATTTGAGCAGGATTTACCTTTTGCTTAGATTATTTCAATGTTATGCATTTAAGCATCACCAATCCTGATAGCAAGAACAACTGTTGTTGCAACTCTTACCGTTGCCTGAGCGCCATCTATTGTACCAATCCATTTGAAAAGATTGTCAGACTCTGGAAACGCTGAAATCCCCTTGTCTCCTGACATCTGCATTGTCACAGCACGTGAGTCAACACTGTTGCACTTAAGTTCAAGACTAAAGTTAAAAAGTTTAAGAAACATCACAATTCCTACTGTATATAAAGAGCTCACCATTAGCGTCATCAGCTCTTGCTGAAGCCTATTGAGGAAAAGAGATGCATTGACAATGAATGTATTATCAAAAGGTAACAGTGAAATCATAAAACTATTAGAATCATGCCAATATTTGCGGTCATTCTGAAAAATGCCCAGATTAATGGTTAAAAGTTctgaaacaaactgaaaaaaccTTGCGCCAGAGAAACAGAGCCAAAATGGCCGATCATGGATAAGTAAACAGAAACGTCCTTGGGGAAAATGATTAGGCCTAATGGTGATCGATATCATcaagatattcttcaaaatctCAAATTTCTCTGATTTTCATGCTCTCGGCAGCCAATAATTAATTGGACAAAAGACAAACCAAGTTTATTCTCATTGTCAGGGATCATGTATTTAATGTACTCTGGGTCCGTTCCAAACTCAAAGACTTCCTTCTATGGAAATACAAGAGAAAATGaagattttcttttctgtttctcaatgtcaaattaaaagttacCAAACGGTTAGCAGCAAGTCAATTCTCCTTTGACGGTTAATGTCATTAAACGAACACATCTCGCACACTTcacaataacattaaaaataaatacagcggAGATTGCtacttaaaaaatattaatagatACATTTAACATTACGatctaccagtgttgaagtaCTGAATTTGTTGTAGGCTATTAGACAAGGTAACTCCATGAGCAGGCTGATCAAACAATTTCAAAgtctttttattcttaagaaaacaTTTGAGAATTTCTTACAAATTTTTAAAGAACTGCACTTAGGAACGTTCTTATAATTTACCCTTTATTAAGAACATTTTAGTGAATCCGGCCCCTGGTCGCTAAAAACTCCACAGCAACACCATTGCGGTTTGTTTATGTACTATTTGGTTCAAAGCGTTGCCATGTCTGCTAATATAACATGTCCAAGCATTTCTTCTTCCTGTGATGTTTGTTGGTGATtgtatgaaggtaaaatagtacCTAAATGCTTTGCATGCGCAGACTAAGATTTATAAAAGCGTTAATCAAATTGCAAGCATAAAAATAACTTGCATGCACACAGAAagttttgtaaaggtgtaaatcaagttgaaagcgtaagaaaaaaaatattagcaatacttCAATGCTTTGCATatgtgtaattcatgtgttgtgaatctgtaattgcgtattaacacaaagtaaatttggTGTGTAATCTCCTGACTTCCTTTTTACCGCACGTGCACTTTTGGCACCGTTTTTGCACCTAAACACGGCCAAAGAAATTGCAAATATGCAATCAGCGATATGAaagcaaagaaagggtgtcatGAACAACTAAACGGATTGGCCACATAGAATCAGCCTGCatgtgtaaaataaaatactgCAAACATGTAAATGACTTTTTTGTTTGTGGCATATTTTCAAGCAATAATCCGACATACACGGTTCCCTCTTCCCTATTGTTGCGCACACACCTTTGGCACGAATTTCACACTGATAAGAGTTTTTCAAGCACCAGGGGGAAGGCGGGTCTACCTGCttctagtaacc
Protein-coding sequences here:
- the LOC127654191 gene encoding ubiquitin-conjugating enzyme E2 C-like encodes the protein MASQNMDPAAASSTAALKGSETSGSMPRGSVSKRLQQELMTLMMSGDKGISAFPESDNLFKWIGTIDGAQATVYEGLRYKLSLEFPSGYPYNAPRVKFITPCFHPNVDENGFICLDILKDKWSALYDVRSILLSIQSLLGEPNNDSPLNTAAAELWDNQEAFKAHLRTTYKN